A single Desulfatibacillum aliphaticivorans DSM 15576 DNA region contains:
- a CDS encoding flagellar hook assembly protein FlgD: protein MTTSINTWSVGAGAYSNPTTESTGTSLGQEDFLQLLIAQLKNQDPLNPMEGTDFTAQLAQFSSLEQLFGIGDSLEEMLSIQSNNGTGDVGYLLGKVIVAEDDSLTVNGGLSSSANFTIEEDAAVSISIFDSYGIEVKTINAGSLEAGTYSVGWDGRDDSGVSVEDGSYSYEVSAKDSSGLPVSTYTVVSGEVTGITYEYGAPYLLLGDQMVSAGSILEVHMPETATDSES from the coding sequence ATGACAACATCAATCAACACATGGTCGGTAGGCGCCGGGGCTTACAGCAACCCCACCACGGAGAGCACAGGGACCAGCCTGGGGCAGGAGGATTTTCTCCAGCTTCTCATCGCCCAGCTGAAAAACCAGGATCCCCTGAATCCCATGGAAGGCACGGACTTTACGGCCCAACTGGCTCAGTTCTCCAGCCTGGAGCAATTGTTCGGGATCGGCGACTCCCTGGAGGAAATGCTGTCCATCCAGTCCAATAACGGGACCGGAGATGTGGGCTATCTGCTTGGCAAGGTCATTGTGGCGGAGGACGATTCCCTCACAGTCAACGGCGGCCTGTCTTCCTCCGCCAACTTCACCATTGAAGAAGACGCCGCGGTGTCCATCAGTATATTCGACTCCTACGGGATTGAGGTCAAGACCATCAACGCCGGCTCCCTGGAAGCCGGGACCTACTCCGTGGGATGGGACGGACGGGACGACTCGGGCGTTTCCGTGGAAGACGGCTCCTATTCCTACGAAGTATCGGCCAAGGACAGTTCCGGGCTTCCCGTTTCCACATACACCGTGGTGTCGGGAGAAGTAACCGGAATCACCTATGAATACGGAGCCCCCTATCTGCTCTTAGGGGATCAAATGGTATCTGCGGGCAGCATCCTCGAGGTTCATATGCCTGAAACCGCAACCGACTCTGAAAGTTAA
- a CDS encoding flagellar hook-length control protein FliK, translating to MITQMLAANGFLDGIVSRKAGITRQGDSVGRNLFSSLLTKAGSSVDAVTTGVTKAPEQAASNVDQLKSRLLRSGAALQEITIEPEAENHVRALLLLDGYSPEQVEEIMAGFGEDGAGMTASELFSRVSQFVPEEAILQQSRTLEVSAIPHLEKALFLAGLDAEQSQAVINDSLTADGKISMKMLVQNLKQVVGDEEQSQGAGLETALEIMEALNAAGIEISEPAKAPATLKELLSVLQANSSEDVSGLPKITRERLLSHLKGVVDNAVVEDEDGEGLIPLAKLMESKLKFIDEEDFEGVPVVYVEMALRRMGVDSAEAGRLASQISSAGEGKGRILVNNLGPAEKFKESLPRESVPAFERLIREMAANGELTKNELTVTDFSQVFASMDVEEAMEGLSLKGSDELETLAALLSQSLEADGEDGVQTALYAEKKSVPQTLVELRDLLQGLANNGKTLPEAAAKDLAAVLKQSGADATLVDDLIAEAKIAEGEVDPAKLTKSMERVAQSVLLAAIEEAGTRIDTAYKSAELSRKFVGVMQVLQNTRNGFLSEEAAQYVAKALEDMGANVHEFNQALSQNRFPSRGVDPVPVIQVIKNIAVKMGIDSETIVNASIQTGVQDPDAVVSRVKAKSQAFGFTGRDDGENKLPFGEVMNGKAENKAATAAVYLPKEKSSEPVAAQVEQSASKADKGTAVTIQDSDEPVISLGDKSGGNPQVSAAENSRRDVRIDVKAPQVNAAQDAPEETLTADEAKIAVRGGEQADSVRQAKGAQVQAESIARLGATADAEKAGQSSAARLGATADAEKAGQYSAARVSATADAEKAGQSSAARLGATADAEKAGQSSAARVSATADTEKAGQSAALGALKSTEAPKEVPKEAPGPMQGVQQAQKNAGTAQDEPEVIVRGADRVHNQGLASSGASQTGPAQVKTVENVAVENRDGQRVQVRSNDVYVQAPANANADEVEQAQTAVKTAAGLRADLGASQAVREARTKDGVQANHTAGAQSQGQKTGEAGQPIQVNAQGDAAVDPESEFGDALQHAAARKNDAGVSAQAREEAPGGEIRTFAKLAASDKGVDAAETQAVAGKGSAASQTNEAQAASQSFLQEPAQASRTSEAAPQRPVLRPYEGQMAQQLGSQVVQALNRRDNRIRLQLHPQQLGKVDVNLNLKKNVLSIGMSAETEAVKEILISHVSELKNALADQGIVVDKIEVNVRQNPEQNLAQQQQGQGQGRQAGNRGSSFKGGQETPEGFVGMNPPKYETESGLNVVA from the coding sequence ATGATAACGCAAATGCTGGCAGCTAACGGGTTTTTAGACGGAATCGTTTCCAGAAAGGCGGGGATAACCCGGCAAGGGGACTCCGTTGGACGGAACCTGTTTTCTTCGCTGCTTACAAAAGCAGGCTCTTCCGTAGACGCCGTAACGACCGGCGTAACCAAAGCGCCCGAGCAGGCCGCAAGCAATGTGGATCAGTTAAAAAGCAGGCTGCTTCGCTCCGGGGCCGCCCTGCAGGAAATAACCATAGAGCCTGAAGCCGAAAACCACGTGCGTGCGCTTCTTCTTCTGGACGGCTACTCCCCTGAGCAGGTAGAAGAGATCATGGCTGGATTCGGGGAAGACGGGGCCGGCATGACGGCCTCCGAATTGTTCTCCCGGGTATCCCAGTTTGTACCCGAAGAGGCCATTTTGCAGCAAAGCCGGACCCTGGAAGTGAGCGCCATCCCCCACTTGGAAAAAGCGCTGTTTCTCGCCGGTTTGGATGCGGAGCAAAGCCAGGCTGTGATCAACGATTCTTTGACTGCGGACGGCAAGATCTCCATGAAAATGCTGGTCCAGAACCTCAAGCAGGTTGTGGGCGACGAAGAGCAGAGCCAGGGAGCGGGATTGGAAACCGCCCTGGAGATCATGGAAGCGCTGAACGCCGCGGGGATTGAAATCAGCGAACCGGCGAAAGCTCCTGCAACTTTGAAGGAACTCCTGAGCGTTCTGCAAGCCAACTCTTCTGAAGACGTGTCCGGGCTGCCAAAAATTACCAGGGAGAGGCTTTTAAGCCACCTGAAAGGCGTCGTGGATAACGCCGTGGTGGAGGATGAGGACGGTGAAGGCCTGATTCCCTTGGCTAAGCTCATGGAAAGCAAGCTCAAGTTCATCGATGAAGAGGATTTTGAAGGCGTTCCGGTCGTGTACGTGGAAATGGCTCTCCGCAGGATGGGCGTGGACTCCGCCGAAGCCGGACGCCTGGCCTCTCAAATATCTTCGGCCGGCGAAGGCAAGGGCCGGATTTTGGTGAACAATCTGGGCCCCGCCGAAAAATTCAAGGAAAGCCTTCCCCGGGAGAGCGTTCCCGCCTTTGAACGTTTGATTCGGGAAATGGCCGCCAACGGCGAGCTTACCAAAAACGAACTGACCGTTACGGATTTTTCCCAGGTTTTCGCCTCCATGGACGTGGAGGAAGCTATGGAGGGATTGTCCCTCAAGGGCTCCGACGAACTGGAAACCCTGGCCGCGCTTTTGAGCCAAAGCCTGGAGGCGGACGGCGAGGACGGCGTTCAGACTGCGTTGTATGCGGAGAAAAAATCCGTGCCTCAAACCCTGGTGGAATTGCGTGATCTGCTCCAGGGATTGGCCAATAACGGAAAAACCCTGCCCGAGGCCGCGGCCAAGGATCTGGCCGCAGTCCTCAAGCAATCCGGCGCTGACGCCACCTTGGTGGACGATCTCATTGCGGAAGCCAAAATCGCGGAAGGGGAAGTGGATCCCGCCAAACTGACCAAGAGCATGGAGCGCGTCGCCCAAAGCGTTTTGCTGGCGGCCATTGAGGAAGCGGGAACCAGGATTGACACGGCGTATAAGAGCGCCGAGCTTTCCCGGAAGTTCGTGGGAGTCATGCAAGTGCTGCAAAACACCCGCAACGGCTTCCTTTCCGAAGAGGCCGCTCAGTATGTCGCCAAGGCTCTGGAAGATATGGGGGCCAACGTCCATGAGTTTAATCAGGCCCTTTCCCAGAATCGTTTTCCCTCCCGGGGCGTGGATCCCGTCCCCGTGATTCAAGTGATCAAAAATATTGCAGTCAAAATGGGAATCGACTCCGAAACCATCGTAAACGCTTCCATTCAAACCGGCGTCCAGGATCCTGACGCGGTTGTATCCAGGGTGAAGGCCAAGAGCCAAGCCTTTGGATTTACGGGGCGGGACGATGGGGAGAATAAACTTCCTTTTGGGGAGGTCATGAACGGCAAAGCCGAAAACAAGGCTGCAACCGCCGCGGTTTATCTGCCTAAGGAAAAATCTTCCGAACCCGTCGCCGCACAAGTGGAGCAAAGCGCCTCCAAGGCGGACAAAGGGACGGCTGTGACCATTCAGGATAGCGACGAGCCTGTCATCTCCCTAGGCGACAAGTCAGGCGGGAATCCCCAGGTGAGTGCTGCGGAAAACAGCCGCCGGGACGTTCGTATTGACGTCAAGGCGCCTCAGGTCAACGCCGCCCAGGATGCGCCGGAAGAGACGCTAACCGCCGATGAAGCCAAAATTGCGGTCAGGGGCGGTGAGCAAGCGGATTCCGTCCGGCAAGCCAAAGGCGCTCAGGTTCAGGCGGAATCCATAGCCCGCTTGGGTGCGACAGCGGATGCAGAAAAGGCGGGCCAATCTTCCGCAGCCCGCTTGGGTGCGACAGCGGATGCAGAAAAGGCGGGACAATATTCCGCAGCCCGCGTGAGTGCGACAGCGGATGCAGAAAAGGCGGGACAATCTTCCGCAGCCCGCTTGGGTGCGACAGCGGATGCAGAAAAGGCGGGCCAATCTTCCGCAGCCCGCGTGAGTGCGACAGCGGATACAGAAAAGGCCGGGCAATCCGCCGCTCTCGGCGCTTTGAAAAGTACGGAAGCCCCCAAGGAAGTGCCCAAGGAGGCCCCGGGTCCTATGCAGGGCGTTCAGCAGGCGCAAAAAAACGCCGGAACGGCTCAGGACGAACCCGAAGTGATCGTTCGCGGTGCGGACAGGGTGCATAACCAGGGACTGGCCTCATCCGGGGCATCCCAGACCGGCCCGGCCCAGGTAAAAACCGTCGAAAACGTAGCGGTGGAAAACCGTGACGGCCAGAGGGTTCAGGTCCGCAGCAATGACGTATACGTCCAGGCGCCTGCCAATGCAAACGCAGACGAAGTCGAGCAGGCGCAGACGGCGGTCAAAACCGCCGCAGGCCTGAGGGCGGATCTGGGCGCATCCCAGGCTGTCAGGGAAGCCAGGACTAAGGACGGCGTCCAGGCGAATCATACGGCCGGCGCCCAAAGCCAGGGCCAAAAAACCGGCGAGGCCGGTCAACCAATTCAAGTAAACGCACAGGGCGACGCCGCCGTAGATCCGGAATCGGAATTCGGGGACGCCCTGCAACATGCCGCAGCCCGCAAAAACGACGCCGGAGTCTCCGCGCAAGCCAGGGAAGAAGCGCCGGGCGGAGAAATCCGCACTTTCGCTAAACTGGCCGCTTCAGACAAAGGCGTCGACGCGGCTGAGACCCAGGCTGTAGCAGGCAAGGGCTCTGCCGCTTCTCAAACCAATGAAGCGCAAGCCGCGTCTCAGTCCTTTCTGCAGGAGCCGGCGCAAGCCTCCCGCACCAGCGAAGCCGCCCCTCAAAGGCCTGTGCTGAGGCCTTATGAGGGTCAAATGGCGCAGCAGTTGGGCTCGCAGGTGGTTCAGGCCCTGAACCGGCGAGATAATAGAATCCGGCTCCAACTCCATCCTCAGCAACTGGGCAAGGTGGACGTGAACCTTAACCTGAAGAAAAACGTCCTGTCCATCGGCATGAGCGCGGAGACCGAGGCGGTCAAGGAAATACTCATATCCCATGTGTCGGAATTGAAGAACGCGCTAGCCGACCAGGGGATTGTTGTGGATAAGATCGAAGTCAATGTCAGGCAGAACCCGGAGCAAAATCTGGCTCAGCAGCAGCAAGGGCAAGGCCAGGGGCGCCAGGCGGGGAACAGAGGGTCTTCATTCAAGGGGGGACAGGAAACCCCGGAGGGATTCGTTGGAATGAATCCGCCCAAATATGAGACGGAATCCGGCCTGAACGTCGTGGCTTAA
- a CDS encoding sulfite exporter TauE/SafE family protein — MKIGAYLLRLPRFMLFWLALDGVYIAVLSPYLGGRIPLGFTEFILVHLLGVVVGTMVMFTGLGAGMLWIPVLTVLHIRPSEAVSISIFTQIAGKGAGSLSYLISGKVDLKIAARFIPMALIGVTIGYIAGYFIPQEYERVLLYIFLLVAGYLLMQMIQSLNEPEEKKSLRSPEQSPFLMKSWPLVAASSFFTGLLSIGNTDWIIPHMEQKLNLPTWKAVATGLFIMFITILFYLLLVCISVWLDYRAWPQGTSLLFATCSGVVLGGQIGVRLTRFPWFRKHQKHAFILLLAASMIHLLW, encoded by the coding sequence ATGAAAATCGGCGCATATCTATTGAGGCTCCCCAGGTTCATGCTGTTCTGGCTGGCTTTGGATGGAGTTTATATTGCCGTGTTGTCGCCGTATTTGGGCGGGCGGATTCCCTTGGGCTTTACGGAATTCATTCTGGTTCATTTGCTGGGAGTCGTCGTGGGAACCATGGTGATGTTCACCGGCCTGGGGGCGGGCATGCTTTGGATTCCGGTCCTGACCGTGCTTCACATCCGGCCCAGCGAGGCGGTTTCCATCTCCATATTCACCCAGATAGCCGGAAAAGGCGCCGGGTCCTTAAGCTACCTTATAAGCGGAAAAGTAGACCTTAAAATTGCAGCCCGGTTCATCCCCATGGCTTTGATTGGGGTGACCATAGGATATATAGCCGGGTATTTCATTCCCCAGGAGTACGAACGCGTTTTGCTGTATATTTTTCTATTGGTGGCAGGCTACCTTCTGATGCAAATGATTCAATCCCTGAACGAGCCCGAGGAAAAGAAATCGTTGCGGTCGCCCGAACAAAGCCCCTTCTTGATGAAAAGCTGGCCTTTGGTCGCGGCCTCCTCCTTTTTCACAGGCCTGTTAAGCATTGGAAACACGGACTGGATCATCCCCCATATGGAGCAGAAACTCAACCTGCCCACATGGAAGGCCGTGGCCACAGGCCTTTTTATCATGTTCATCACAATCCTTTTTTATTTGCTTCTGGTCTGCATCAGCGTATGGCTGGACTATCGCGCCTGGCCCCAAGGAACCTCCCTTCTTTTCGCCACCTGCAGCGGGGTTGTTTTAGGCGGCCAGATCGGGGTGCGCCTGACCAGATTCCCCTGGTTCCGTAAGCATCAGAAGCATGCCTTTATCCTTCTTCTGGCTGCATCCATGATTCACCTCTTGTGGTAG
- a CDS encoding MASE3 domain-containing protein translates to MSSISPVKIWIAGILLIAIPVILFFDRLYALHFEHIQLHSTIETFGAITICLISLMLYLESQASLNAQLIMLATGFAAMGILDISHAVSKPGDSFIFLHSVGSLFGGFFFASVWFTHGRRMRNLFELRFIYFGFAILSASVGLRALLFPGDVPRILPLYDEGFTVIAVLINLTASFLFFLSMAKFYKIYRQSGAKRDLLFVYLSCLFGIAEVIFPFSSPWNGMWWIWHLVRLTAFTATLVFVFRRYRMSLHEGDLAGGGSGES, encoded by the coding sequence ATGTCTTCAATCTCCCCGGTAAAAATTTGGATCGCCGGAATTTTGCTCATCGCCATTCCCGTCATCTTATTCTTCGACAGGCTGTACGCCCTGCATTTTGAGCACATTCAATTGCACTCCACCATCGAGACTTTTGGCGCAATTACGATCTGCCTGATTTCATTGATGCTCTATCTGGAATCCCAGGCAAGCCTGAACGCCCAGTTGATCATGCTGGCCACGGGCTTCGCAGCTATGGGAATCCTGGACATCTCTCACGCAGTCAGCAAGCCGGGCGACTCTTTCATTTTTCTGCACAGCGTGGGAAGCCTGTTCGGCGGATTTTTTTTCGCCTCTGTCTGGTTTACCCACGGGCGGCGCATGAGAAACCTCTTTGAACTGCGATTCATTTATTTCGGCTTCGCCATATTATCCGCCTCTGTTGGCTTGCGCGCTCTGCTGTTTCCTGGCGACGTGCCCAGGATTCTGCCCTTGTACGACGAAGGCTTCACCGTGATCGCCGTGTTGATCAACCTGACCGCCAGCTTTTTGTTTTTTCTCTCCATGGCGAAATTTTATAAAATTTATCGGCAAAGCGGAGCAAAGAGGGACCTGTTATTCGTCTATCTTTCCTGTTTGTTCGGAATCGCCGAGGTGATCTTTCCCTTTTCCAGCCCCTGGAACGGAATGTGGTGGATCTGGCACCTGGTTCGCCTCACCGCCTTTACGGCGACTCTGGTTTTTGTTTTCAGGCGCTACCGAATGAGCTTGCATGAGGGCGATTTGGCCGGCGGGGGGAGCGGCGAATCATGA
- a CDS encoding citrate/2-methylcitrate synthase, with protein MSENVDKIKDLILEAAEKAKHDTAGEPTPETPQKLEWPIQATLGPGLEGAIACETNVGYVNGAKGWLVYRGYDIFDLAANCTYEETAYLLLHGELPNPQELHLFKKKFLDYKDIRDTQRLLMSFPIEDMHPMAALRFGVGLLRQKQTYRDKDKGISTFPEAVSSDDDSIAMETIPMGEKTATYVFPNQSYQKLQGVETTLLGSEDVESCYHLIAGLAAIAATVARIRSGHLPLEPDPSLSHAGNLLYMMTGRKPTPVEERIMDVSLILHADHGMNASTFASMVVASTLSDIYFAVDAGVADLSGPLHGGANEQALLMLQEIGGSENVNAWYKKAVSEKRKIMGIGHRVYKTYDPRARILGPMAEFLAKENSGVQPLMETAKALEKQASQDLGEKKNLFPNVDFYSGLVYHAMGVPSYMFTPLFAVSRVAGWTSRILEYLDNNRIFRPRASYTGSFGKSVQDFRQSTPAPN; from the coding sequence ATGAGTGAGAACGTAGACAAAATCAAAGATCTGATTCTGGAAGCAGCGGAAAAAGCGAAACATGATACAGCGGGGGAGCCAACTCCCGAAACCCCTCAAAAGCTGGAGTGGCCTATCCAGGCGACGCTTGGCCCGGGCTTGGAAGGCGCCATCGCTTGCGAAACCAATGTAGGCTACGTCAACGGCGCAAAAGGCTGGCTGGTATACAGGGGGTACGACATTTTCGACCTTGCGGCCAACTGCACATATGAAGAAACCGCGTACCTGCTTCTCCACGGGGAGCTGCCCAACCCGCAAGAGTTGCATTTATTCAAAAAGAAATTCCTGGATTATAAAGACATTCGCGATACCCAGCGGCTGCTTATGAGCTTTCCCATAGAGGACATGCATCCCATGGCCGCCCTGCGATTCGGGGTGGGGCTGCTCAGGCAAAAACAAACTTATCGGGATAAGGACAAGGGCATCTCCACATTTCCTGAAGCGGTTTCTTCAGACGACGATTCCATCGCCATGGAAACAATTCCCATGGGAGAGAAAACCGCGACTTACGTGTTCCCTAATCAATCCTACCAAAAGCTCCAGGGCGTGGAGACCACACTTTTGGGCTCCGAGGACGTGGAGTCCTGCTACCACCTGATCGCCGGGCTCGCCGCCATCGCCGCCACCGTGGCCAGAATTCGTTCCGGCCATCTGCCCTTGGAGCCTGACCCCAGTCTCAGCCATGCCGGCAACCTTTTGTACATGATGACAGGCCGGAAGCCCACTCCCGTGGAGGAGCGCATCATGGATGTGAGTTTGATCCTGCATGCGGATCACGGAATGAACGCCAGCACCTTCGCCTCCATGGTGGTGGCGTCCACCCTTTCAGATATTTATTTCGCCGTGGACGCAGGCGTGGCCGACTTGAGCGGCCCCTTGCACGGCGGCGCCAACGAGCAGGCCTTGTTGATGCTGCAGGAAATCGGCGGTTCTGAAAATGTGAATGCATGGTACAAAAAAGCGGTGTCGGAAAAACGGAAAATCATGGGCATCGGCCACAGGGTTTACAAAACCTACGATCCCCGGGCCAGAATCTTAGGTCCCATGGCCGAATTTCTCGCAAAGGAAAACAGCGGGGTCCAGCCTTTGATGGAAACCGCCAAGGCGCTGGAAAAACAGGCATCTCAGGATCTGGGGGAGAAAAAGAATCTTTTTCCCAACGTGGATTTCTATTCCGGCCTGGTTTACCACGCCATGGGCGTGCCTTCGTATATGTTTACGCCTCTTTTCGCAGTCAGCCGCGTGGCGGGGTGGACCTCCCGCATCCTGGAATATCTGGACAACAATCGCATCTTTCGCCCCAGAGCCTCCTATACAGGATCGTTTGGAAAGAGCGTTCAGGATTTTAGGCAAAGCACGCCTGCGCCCAATTGA
- a CDS encoding DnaJ domain-containing protein, which yields MKRRDYYMVLGVSRDESPRGIKEAFRNLAMRYHPDRAGLKWTERFREIMEAYEVLGNAERRRDYNDGLDHASPIPIRRKSSVAPEYRAQPEPLIPERIPSIAEYLSFSEAFDALLHRFAMNFSGIGIPKAETAQSLDVELIISKSQAVRGGAALISVPAYYPCRYCRGTGYRFPKICSWCGGGGMLEEQEKVRLMIPAGVRDGAVLEIPLRGMGVHNLYLKAVVRLQ from the coding sequence ATGAAAAGGCGCGATTATTATATGGTTTTGGGAGTTTCCAGGGATGAAAGCCCCAGGGGAATCAAAGAGGCGTTCCGAAATTTGGCCATGCGATATCACCCGGACAGGGCTGGGCTTAAATGGACGGAACGGTTTCGCGAAATCATGGAGGCTTACGAGGTATTAGGAAATGCAGAGCGCAGACGGGATTATAACGACGGTTTGGATCACGCCAGCCCGATTCCCATTCGTAGAAAGTCCTCCGTGGCGCCGGAATACAGAGCGCAGCCTGAGCCGCTGATTCCGGAAAGGATCCCTTCAATTGCTGAGTATCTCAGCTTCAGCGAGGCCTTTGACGCCCTTTTGCATCGGTTCGCCATGAATTTTTCGGGGATCGGCATTCCCAAGGCGGAGACGGCGCAAAGCCTGGATGTGGAATTGATCATTTCAAAATCCCAGGCGGTCAGGGGCGGAGCGGCGCTTATATCGGTTCCGGCATACTACCCGTGCCGCTATTGCAGGGGCACGGGGTATCGGTTTCCTAAAATCTGTTCCTGGTGCGGGGGCGGCGGCATGTTGGAGGAACAAGAAAAGGTGCGTCTGATGATCCCCGCAGGCGTCAGGGACGGCGCCGTTTTGGAAATCCCCCTTCGGGGAATGGGCGTACATAATTTGTATTTAAAGGCGGTGGTGCGGCTTCAATAA